The Patescibacteria group bacterium region AAATATATTTATGAATCTATTCTTGCCCGATAATCTCCGCGGTCTGTCTAGCCAGGAGGCGTCCAAGAGGCTTGAGTCCGAGGGCTATAATGAATTGCCAACGGAAAAAAAGCGTCGGCTTTTGATGATTATCGGCGATATCTTGAAGGAACCGATGATCCTTCTACTTCTGGCCTGCGTGACTATCTATTTAATCTCCGGAGACAAGAAAGAATCGCTGGTTTTAGCCTTTTCCATATTTATCATCATCTTCATTACTATTTATCAGGAAAATAAGACGGAAAAAGCCTTATCCGCTTTAAAATCTCTAGCCAGTCCTAGAGCCCTAGTTTGGCGTGATGGTTCTTATCTGCAGATTGCCGGGCGGGAAGTAGTCCGGGGTGATCTGATCTTTTTAAAAGAAGGGGATCGGGTGCCAGCCGATGGCGTCTTACTCTGGAACCAAGGCCTTATGGTCGACGAATCTCTCCTGACCGGCGAGTCGGTGCCGGTCCATAAGACTTTAGGTAAGAAAGATTTGAAGATGCTTGAGCCTCAGGGAGAAAACAGCCCCTTCGTATATTCCGGCACCATGGTCGTTTCCGGGCAAGCCTTATTTACAGTCAAGGCAATCGGGCGGCAGACGGAAATGGGTCGGATCGGCAAGATATTAGATGAAGTGGAGAGGGAAAATACTCCCTTGCAAAACGATTTACATCATCTGGTTAGATATGTTTTGGTGGTAGCGATTATTTTATGCTTGGCGGTTATCGGTTTGAATTTTTTGGCTGGTCGCGGATTTTTGCCGAGTTTCCTATCCGGTTTGACGCTAGCGATGTCTATTCTGCCTGAAGAATTCCCAGTGGTTTTAGCTATCTTCCTATCGATCGGCGCTTGGCACCTGTCACATCATCAGATTTTAGTCCGGAAGCTAAGCATGGTCGAAAGCTTGGGGGCAGTAACTATGCTCTGCGTTGATAAGACGGGGACTATCACCATGAATCAGATGAAATTAGAATCCGTTTTCTTGTCATCCGCCGATAAGATGATAGACCTGTCAAAAGACCGAGCTGATCTCCCAGCTTTGGCTGAATCAGAAGCTTTCCGCTTAATCATAAAAGCTGGATCCTTATCAAGCCGGCGAGATACTTTTGATCCTTTAGAGAAGGCTATCAAATTAGTCCGACGACAGCTTTTCCATGAAGATATCTATAAAGGCCTGGAATTGAAGCAAGACTTTCCTTTATCCAGTGATTTCTTGGTTATGACTAATCTCTGGCAGGAAAAAGGCAACTTAAGCGCTTATGCTAAGGGCGCGCCGGAAGATATATTCAAATTAAGCCATTTAAAAGAAGAAGAGCTGAAGAGTTATCAGTTAATAATTAAAAAAATGGCCCGTTCGGGGCTTCGGGTCTTGGGCGTAGCCCACGCTAAAGAAGCTCAAAATAATGGCGGAATCCATGATTTTAAGTGGCAATTTTTGGGGTTATTCGGTTTTATGGACCCGGTCCGGCCGACCGTAGCAGAAGCGATCAAGGAATGCTATCGAGCCGGTATCCAGGTGAAGATGATTACTGGCGATTACCCGGAAACGGCGAGAACGATTGCCGGACAGATCGGCCTAGCTAATTACAAAACGGTTTTGAGCGGGGAAGACTTCGCCCAACTTAATGACAAGGCCTTAGCCAGGAAAATCAATGAAAGCAATGTCTTTGCCCGGATGATGCCGGAACATAAACTTAAGATAATCGATGCCTTGCAGGCCGCCGGACATATCGTCGCCATGACCGGCGATGGCGTCAATGACGGCCCAGCTCTTAAATCAGCTGATATTGGCGTCTCGATGGGTGCCCGTGGGACCGATGTCGCTCGGGAGGCTAGTGGAATAGTTCTACTGGATGATCATTTTTCTTCTTTAGTCAGCGGAGTCAAGGAGGGGCGGAGAATATTTGATAATTTGCAGCGAGCTATCGTCTATTCAGTGGCCATTCATTTACCGATTGCCATCTTAGCGCTAGTGCCGATCATTTTGGGCTGGCCTTTACTGTTCTTTCCAGTCCATATCATGTTTTTGGAATTAATCATCGATCCGGTCTGCTCCCTGGTTTTTGAGGCCGAGAAGCCAGCCGACAGTTTAATGTCCCGCCCGCCCAGGGATTCTCACCGTTCCTTGTTAAATCGGGGCAATCTTTTGATATCCTTCGTCCAAGGTTTCAGCATAGCCCTGATCGTCCTCTTGGTTTATTATTTCACTATCCGTTTGTCTTGGGGCGCTAGCGAAACCAGGGCGGCCGCTTTTTCGGCCCTCATCTTTGCCAATATATTTTTAATCCTCGTTAACCGCTCCTGGTCAGAAAGCTTATTAACGACCTTATTCAACAAGAATCGTTTCTTGTGGCCAATCATCTCTTTGGCCCTTATTTGCTTGTTTTTAGCGGTCTATCGTCCTTCGGTCGCTTCGATTTTTTCCTTTGAGCCTTTCGGCTTCAGCCATTGGACCTGGATTGCGTCTTTGGCACTTGTGCCCGCTCTCATCTTTGAGATATTTAAGTTTTTTAAGAGAAAATTATAATATTTTGCTTAATTTTACTTAAACTTGCCTAAATCAATTAATTATTGTAAGATAAGAACCTGTATTATTAAACAAATAGGAGGGGAAAAAATGAGCTCTTTAAAAAGTGAATCGCCTATGATAGGAATCATAGCCAACAGCACCTCTTTGGACAATCGGAAGGACCTTATAGCTGAATTAGGTGAACCGCGCGATGGTTTCTTCAGTCCCTTAAAATTCTCCTTTAAAGAATTACAAGGTGAAATCATTGCCCTCGACATCCAGCCTAATGAGATCCTGGAGAAAGCCGGCATGGCGAAAGCCAAAGAGGCTTTGTTCAAAGCTGTTGAATATTTATCTCAGCGAGGCGTTAAAGTGATTTGTTTCACGGCCTCGACCAAAAGGTTGCCGGGTAAAACTGGCAGCGAAATCAAAAAACTGTACCCCGATATCACTTTTTCTATCGGGGATAGCGCTACGATGGTTTCCTATCTGGCTTTACTCGACCATTATCTTTTGCCTGGCCATATCGACCGGGCACGGAACGAGATCGTCTGTTTAGGAGCCGGGTTTTTAGGGGTGAAATCCATTGAACATCTTTTACGCCGGGGTTGCAAGCGAGTAACCCTAATCAGCGAACAGGGTGAAAACGGTTTCCCTAAAGATATCCGGGTCATCGATTCTCTGGACAAAATGCCGAAGGGCATCAAGTTATTTTTGAGCTGTTCTCATAAATACGAGATCGATCCTGAATCTTTCCGGAAATTCCTGAATCCGCAAGCAGTCATCTTGGATGTAGCTGTACCACCAGGTATTAACCAGGCGGTATTTGCGGCCCTACCTGAGGGCGTATCTCGCTTCGATGGCGGCGACTTCTTCTTGGAGGATATCAAATATGATTTTCCTTCTCAAATCCTAAGCTTTCCTCGCGTTGGCTTCTGGTATGGCTGTTTCGCCGAAGCAGTCATCTTGGCGGTCGCTCGGCAAGCCGGAGTTGACTTGAAAAAGTTCAACTTTTTCGAAGTTAACCAGGAAAATTGCGATTTCCTGGCCTATTACCTGCGTCAAGAAAAAATTGCCATTCCGCGCATCAATTTCTTCGCTCCGGAGAATATTGCTTTCATACCGTTTTAAAGTTTCCTTAAGGGTCAGACGCCAAGTCTGCCCCTTTTTTATTTTCCTAAGAAATGATAAAATATGGGTATCAGTCAGTCATTAATTTATGGCCATAGTCAATAGCCTTTTTCCGCAAATATTTTCTTTGCTTAGTTTGTGGTTTATTATCAGCTTAAGCTTGGTGGTTCTAAAAAACAGCCATAAGCTGGTCAATAAGCTGTTTTTTATTTTAACCTTGATTTTGGATTATTGGGTGATTGGCAGTTTTATGATGTTCAACAGTACCCAAGAGCATCAGATTATCACCTGGGATCGCTTCGTTTATGCCGCTGTCGTTTTTTGGCCGGCTTTGCAATACCATTTCAGCTTGGCGGTGACTTACATTAATCGCCGGCGCCATCGTTTATTAGTCTTGGCTTATATTTTATCCCCAACTTTCCTGATTTTAAGCCAGACTAACTATTTCGTGAAAGATGTCTTCTATTATACTTGGGGCGCCCATACTCGCGCCCAGTTCTTACATCACTTTTTTTTAGCTTTCTTCGCGGTTTATGGTCTGCTTTTCTTTTATAATTTGATTAAGAAATACAAGCATGATTCTTCCCATCTAGAAAGGAAGCGAACCCTTTATTACATCTTAGGCTTCAGCGTCCTAGATTTTATCGGCGGCACCGCTTTCTTGCCGGCTTATTTGATTCCTTTCTATCCGATATTTCTAGCGACGCCTTTGATATTCTCCTTGATCATCGCCTACGCCATCACCTATTTCGGTTTGATGGATATCAAGCTGATCATGCGCCGTTATTTCGTGTATTTCTTATCCCTAGTTTCCGTCCTAGCCCCGATCTATATCTGCCTTTACTATGTCGACCGCTACTTCCCGCATTTCCTGTTTTTCGCTTCCTTAGTAGTTTTCATTTTCGCCCTATCCGTCTTTTTTCAGATCAAGAACTATTTTTACCGCTTCTCTAATAAGTATTTCTTTTCCTCCCTATACGATTTTAACGAACTCATCTATAGCCTTAATAACCGCTTACGGGCTTCCTTGGATATCAGTCAGATCTTCCAATCGACTATCAGCCTTTTGAGCCAAGCTTTCCACAGCAAGATGATCGCAGTGGTCAGCTATGAAGCCAGGAGTAAATATTGGCCGGTCTTGTATAACCAGAATTTCGATTTCAGCACTAACCGGATCAATTTTGATTATAAGCTGCTCGGCGACCTTTTTATCAACAACCGTCCGATTGCCTTGTCTAATTGGGAAAAAGTTAATGACCCCAAATATAAGGGCTTAGTTAGTTATCTTAATTCTTGGCAGATAGAGGTTGTCGTGCCTATTAAGATCAACCAGAAAAAACTGAGCAGCTTGATGTTGTTCGGACCCAAAGAATCTGGTGAAGCTTATAACATTAAGGATTTAAGGGTTTTAGAAAGCGTGGCGGCGGAAATTGCCATCTCCCTGGAAAACGCCTTGCTTTACCAAAGCGTTACCAAATTCAACTTGAAGCTTAAAAGCGAAGTCGACAAAGCTACCAAGCAGCTGCAGGAGCAGAACGAGACCTTAAAAAAACTAGACCAGGCCAAGACCGAGTTTATTGGTATCGCCTCCCATCAATTGCGCACCCCTTTGACCGGTATCCGCTGGTTTACGGAATTATTATTAAAGAATAAAGAACAGAACCTTAACCCGAAACAGCTGGATTTCTTAGAACAGGTCAGCGCCAGCAACCAAAGGATGATTAAGCTGGTCAATGACCTTCTAGATGTTTCCCATATTGAAACCGGGCGTAAATTCGATATTATTAAAAATGAATTCAGTTTGAATGACGTCATCCAGGAAGTCTTAAAGGAAAACGTCTTCTTAATCAGCACTAAAGGCTTAATAATCGATAATCAAGTTGATCCTGGACTTAAGATCTTCGCTGATCGCGATAAGATCAAGCAGGTTTGGCAGAATTTGATTTCTAATGCCACTAAATATTCTGGAGATAAGACCACTATCAAGATACTATGGAATAAAGATAAGGATAATAACCATGTCTTCTCGGTCAAAGACCAGGGGATAGGCATCCCTAAAGACCAGCAAAACCAGATTTTCAACAAATTCTTTAGGGCCAGCAACGCTTCCTTGCAGCACAGCGATGGTACCGGCCTAGGTCTTTATATAGCGCGGGAGATCGCCCGGGCTCATGGCGGCGAGATGTGGTTTGAATCAGTCGAACAAGAGGGAACCACTTTCTTTTTCTCCTTGCCCAGTCTGCCAGATACTATAAATAAAAAAATAAAAAAATAACTTATAAAAGTATGCCTAAAAAAATTCTTATTATCGAGGACGACCTGAGTTTAGCTAAAGCCCTCAGGGCAAGCTTGGAGGAGGAAGATTTCACGGTTTTTGAGGCTCATGACGGCTTCGAGGGTCTGGAAGCGGCTGAAAAAAATCTGCCCGACCTCATCCTCTGCGACATTAGTATGCCTAAGATGGACGGCTTAACCATGCTAGCTTCCTTAAGGAAGACCGAATGGGGCAAAAACCTGTCAGTCATCATGCTTACCAACTTTAGTGACGAAGAGAAGATATCGATCGCCCTGAAACACTCCGTCTTCCGCTATCTAGTCAAAAGCGATTGGGACTTATCGCAGATTATCGAAGAGGTCAAAAAAGAATTTAATAATTAAATATGAAAGCCAGAGCCAAGCAGCCCTCAAACCATTGGCCTAAGATATTAACCACTATCTTCCTCATCTTTGTTTCCAGCCTATTTTTGACTGCCTTGGTCGTTAATTTTTCATTAGATCCGGGCAATGGGGATAAGGTAGTTCTAAGCCCTGTGACGCCCGAAACGGCTACAGATAGCGACCAGATTCTGGCTGAGGAGATAAGCTTGAACATTAGTACTACTTCAAGCAGCACTGAAGCCGAAGTAACACCTGAAGCAAAAGAGGATAAGGAAGAAATATTAAAGCCGGATTCAGTTCTACCCGCTGACTTGAAAGGAATCAAGCAGTATTCAGCAGTCATCTCGGTCGTGGATGAACAGGGATTAAAGGTAATCAACCAGGAAGTCTTCAAGCGCGATGGCGCCCAGGTTCTGTCGGCGAATAAAGAATGGGTTCTTATATCTTTAGATCAGACTGATAAGATTTTTAGGGTGTTTTGCCAAAATGGCTTTGGTATTACTGATTGTAGTGGCGGCCAGGTAAGCCGCTTGAAGAGCGGCGATTTCTGCGCTAAAAGCGTAGAAAAGGATACTAAAAATACTATCAGTTTGGCCTGCGACCGAGTTAATAAATAAACAGTCTTATGTTTAAAACGAGAGTTTATACTTTTTGGTTAATCGTAATCAATTTAGCCTTCTTGATCCTCGCCTTTTTGTTATTCATATCCATTGAAAATAGGGAATATAGGAATTTTAACGCCAACTTAGAAGAAGTGTCTGATACCGCTTTAGCGGCGATAAACCCGGAAAGGCTCAAAACTTTAAAAGGGACAAGCGAGGAGATGCTTGCTAACCCTGATTATATCCGTCTTAAAGATCAGCTGATCAAGCTAGGCGACTCTTTCGCTAATCGAGGCATCGATTCTATCTACGCCATGGAGATAATGGATGACCAGGTTATATTTTTAGTGGATTCTTTCTTGCCCTCTGAATCTAAATACAGCGCCCCTGGGATAAGTTATGAACAGCCGCCTCTAGAAATAGAACAGGTCTATAAATCAGGGCAGTTTGCTGTCAGTGATGCTTATACGGATGAATATGGCTCTTTCTTGTCACGTTTTTCTCCAATCCGCAGTTTTAGCGATCAGAAAATCTTGGGTGTTCTCGGGGTGGATGTTGATTACCATTATTTCCAGAACCAGCTCAGACGGGCTCAGATATTAGGCCTTTTGATTTTGGCTTTAGTTTATATTCTATTCCTATTATTCTGGCTCTATTTTAAAAAACGCGGCCAAGCCCGCGAGTATATCTTTAATAATGAATCAAAATTGAAAGGCATAACTGATGTTATAACCGACGCTATCGTGATGGTCGACGAAGAGGGACGGGTCAATTTCTGGAATCGAGGCGCCGTTCGCTTATTCGGACAGTCGGAGGAAAAAGCTTTAGGGCAGAAATTTTCCGATTTAGCTAAGCTGGATAAGCTGTATGATCCGAAGCTGTGTTTACAAGTCGATAAGCTTAATTTTTTCGGCCGCAGTGCTATTGTCGACAAGATTTTAGAAGCTGAATATGGTCAGAAAGGCAAAACTAAGAAATATTTGGAATTTTCCTTGTCATCCTTATACCTTTCTGAGCACTGGTCGGCTGT contains the following coding sequences:
- a CDS encoding cation-translocating P-type ATPase; its protein translation is MNLFLPDNLRGLSSQEASKRLESEGYNELPTEKKRRLLMIIGDILKEPMILLLLACVTIYLISGDKKESLVLAFSIFIIIFITIYQENKTEKALSALKSLASPRALVWRDGSYLQIAGREVVRGDLIFLKEGDRVPADGVLLWNQGLMVDESLLTGESVPVHKTLGKKDLKMLEPQGENSPFVYSGTMVVSGQALFTVKAIGRQTEMGRIGKILDEVERENTPLQNDLHHLVRYVLVVAIILCLAVIGLNFLAGRGFLPSFLSGLTLAMSILPEEFPVVLAIFLSIGAWHLSHHQILVRKLSMVESLGAVTMLCVDKTGTITMNQMKLESVFLSSADKMIDLSKDRADLPALAESEAFRLIIKAGSLSSRRDTFDPLEKAIKLVRRQLFHEDIYKGLELKQDFPLSSDFLVMTNLWQEKGNLSAYAKGAPEDIFKLSHLKEEELKSYQLIIKKMARSGLRVLGVAHAKEAQNNGGIHDFKWQFLGLFGFMDPVRPTVAEAIKECYRAGIQVKMITGDYPETARTIAGQIGLANYKTVLSGEDFAQLNDKALARKINESNVFARMMPEHKLKIIDALQAAGHIVAMTGDGVNDGPALKSADIGVSMGARGTDVAREASGIVLLDDHFSSLVSGVKEGRRIFDNLQRAIVYSVAIHLPIAILALVPIILGWPLLFFPVHIMFLELIIDPVCSLVFEAEKPADSLMSRPPRDSHRSLLNRGNLLISFVQGFSIALIVLLVYYFTIRLSWGASETRAAAFSALIFANIFLILVNRSWSESLLTTLFNKNRFLWPIISLALICLFLAVYRPSVASIFSFEPFGFSHWTWIASLALVPALIFEIFKFFKRKL
- a CDS encoding ATP-binding protein, whose product is MAIVNSLFPQIFSLLSLWFIISLSLVVLKNSHKLVNKLFFILTLILDYWVIGSFMMFNSTQEHQIITWDRFVYAAVVFWPALQYHFSLAVTYINRRRHRLLVLAYILSPTFLILSQTNYFVKDVFYYTWGAHTRAQFLHHFFLAFFAVYGLLFFYNLIKKYKHDSSHLERKRTLYYILGFSVLDFIGGTAFLPAYLIPFYPIFLATPLIFSLIIAYAITYFGLMDIKLIMRRYFVYFLSLVSVLAPIYICLYYVDRYFPHFLFFASLVVFIFALSVFFQIKNYFYRFSNKYFFSSLYDFNELIYSLNNRLRASLDISQIFQSTISLLSQAFHSKMIAVVSYEARSKYWPVLYNQNFDFSTNRINFDYKLLGDLFINNRPIALSNWEKVNDPKYKGLVSYLNSWQIEVVVPIKINQKKLSSLMLFGPKESGEAYNIKDLRVLESVAAEIAISLENALLYQSVTKFNLKLKSEVDKATKQLQEQNETLKKLDQAKTEFIGIASHQLRTPLTGIRWFTELLLKNKEQNLNPKQLDFLEQVSASNQRMIKLVNDLLDVSHIETGRKFDIIKNEFSLNDVIQEVLKENVFLISTKGLIIDNQVDPGLKIFADRDKIKQVWQNLISNATKYSGDKTTIKILWNKDKDNNHVFSVKDQGIGIPKDQQNQIFNKFFRASNASLQHSDGTGLGLYIAREIARAHGGEMWFESVEQEGTTFFFSLPSLPDTINKKIKK
- a CDS encoding response regulator yields the protein MPKKILIIEDDLSLAKALRASLEEEDFTVFEAHDGFEGLEAAEKNLPDLILCDISMPKMDGLTMLASLRKTEWGKNLSVIMLTNFSDEEKISIALKHSVFRYLVKSDWDLSQIIEEVKKEFNN
- a CDS encoding PAS domain S-box protein, translating into MFKTRVYTFWLIVINLAFLILAFLLFISIENREYRNFNANLEEVSDTALAAINPERLKTLKGTSEEMLANPDYIRLKDQLIKLGDSFANRGIDSIYAMEIMDDQVIFLVDSFLPSESKYSAPGISYEQPPLEIEQVYKSGQFAVSDAYTDEYGSFLSRFSPIRSFSDQKILGVLGVDVDYHYFQNQLRRAQILGLLILALVYILFLLFWLYFKKRGQAREYIFNNESKLKGITDVITDAIVMVDEEGRVNFWNRGAVRLFGQSEEKALGQKFSDLAKLDKLYDPKLCLQVDKLNFFGRSAIVDKILEAEYGQKGKTKKYLEFSLSSLYLSEHWSAVGVFRDISQRKAREMDLLKQKEDFEQLSQAMVGRELKMLELKNELKALKAKNN